A region of the Cytobacillus sp. IB215665 genome:
GCCGCCAGCGTTCGTCCTGAGCCAGGATCAAACTCTCCAATAAAGTTTGATTGCTCATTTGTTCAAAAAAAATTAACGTTGACGCTTTTGTTTTGTTTAGTTTTCAAAGAACTTTGTCCTTTTGAAGCGACTTTTATATAATATCATAGTTATCTATCATTCGTCAATTGTTTTTTTGTAAAAAAACACGACTACTTTTGACAACTTGTTGACCTTGAATAGTATAGCAGGGAAAGTGATTGAGCGCAAGGGAGTAAGTAATTTTCATAATAATAAAACTACTAAAACTTTCTTTTTATAAGGTCCTTGTCGTAAACCTTATTGTTATGTATACAAAATTACACAAACCAAAAGGGTTTATAGATGAAAAGATGCCTAGAAGCTATAGTGCATAAGTGTTTATTTCTCAATAATCAATGCAAAACAGCCTATTACTAAAATAGCAATTCCACAATGAAGTTAAGTTTAGTAATGTTGGCATGGAAACTAGTAACGTACTCGTTTTTTAGTACAAAGAAACAACCTCAATTCGAAAACAGTCATTTATCACAAAATTACTTCCTCAATATAGACGTCTCTATAATCTTTTAATTGAATGATTTCATTAGTTTTAAATAAATTGACCATAGGTCGAGTAGGGTTTTTTTCTTCAACAAAAACTATTTTTCCTGTATAGCCATTTGATAGCTTAACCTTTTGACCAATAGCATAATTCGTAACTATTTTTGTTAACGCATGTACAACATTCGTATCTAATTTACCAAAACTATCTTGAATAATTAAATCCATAACTACAAATGGAGATTGTTTCGCTTTATATTCACGTTCAGATGTCATCGCATGATATACATCTGCTACTGCAACTATTTTACTAAAAGGGTGTAGTATTCCTTTTAGAATTCCTATAGGGTAGCCTGTTCCATCATCTCTAATATGATGTTGAAGAACCGCTTCCTTAACACCTTTTTTTAGGACACCAATTTTTTCAACCATTTTATAGCTGTATTCAGGATGTTTGTTTACTTCTAATCTTTCTTCCTCAGTTAGAGAAGATTGTTTTCTTAATATTTTTGGATTAATCTTTGCCATACCACAGTCACATAAAAAGCCAGCTAATGCAATTTGTATCCAATCTCCTTGGCTATAATGTAGCTGTTTACCTAAAAAGCCAGCTAATAAACTAACAGTTACCCCATGATGATATAAATAATCCTCTTTCGTACTATGTTGATGTAGCCAAAAAATAGATGATGGATTTTCCAGAAACCTTTCTAGCAATGGTAGTAGGTGCTTTCTTATATCACCAATATCGACTGATGAACCTGCTTGCCAGCTAGTAAACATTTTTTTATAATATGCTACCACTTGTAAATAGTGATCAATAAAAGTTAGGGTTTTTCCTTCTTTTTCCTCTATCTTTTCCTCATTTGGCTTCGTAGGTTTAAATAATTCGCCATTTACTAGAAATGTGTCAACTTTCACACTTTCGACTAGAAAAATATGCAAAATATTTAACAAGTTCTCATTTAAAACCGTACCTTTTACCATAATCGGTCTATTTGAAATCGACTTGACATCATCAGAAAGAATACACCCTTCCTGTAATTGATCAATGGATACCTTCATGAATACCCCTCCTATCACTTTTTAATTTCATAACTATATAGAAAGGGTGACCGAAAATAGGCATCAGACTCTACGACTTCGATATCTTGTATAAACAATCGAGGTTAAAAACCTCTTTATACAGCATATAAAGCGTACGGTCAGACCTTTTCAGTCACCCTCTTTAATTATGGCTTTTATTATAAACTTTAAAACTTTTTACTAAGTTTGCTCAGCTAGATGAAGCATTAGAATTACCAATGTTAACAATAGGAAGAGCTATAACAATACAGTTTTGTACAGTTAATTGATTTTTTCATTTATAAAAACATCCTAAAGTGAACTTATTCCTCATTAGCATTTAATTCTTCATCTTCTCCATCATCTTCATCTTCAACTTCTTTTTGTACTTTAGCAACTGTTGCTACAAATTCATTTTCATCAGATTCATCAAGACGAATAAGTCTAACACCTTGAGTGTTTCTGCCCATCTGTGATATGTCACCCACATCCATGCGAATAAGTACTCCGCCAGCTGTAATAATCATAATATCCTCAGTGCCAGACACAGCTTTAACCGCTACAACAGTTCCATTTTTATCAGTAATATTACACGTTTTTAAACCTTTTCCCCCACGACTTTGACTGCGATATTCTATCGCTGGCGTTCGCTTACCATAACCTTTCTTTGTGACGATGAGAACATCTGAGTCATCTTCTAAAATGTCCATACCTACAACTTCATCATCATCTTCAATCGCAATCCCTTTAACACCAGTCGCAGTTCTTCCCATAGATCGTACATCTGTCTCAATAAAACGGATAAGGATACCATTTTTGGTGCCAATAATAATATTTTTCGTTCCATCTGTCAGCTTAACAGAAATTAGCTCATCATCTTCTTTTAAATTGAGTGCAATTAACCCATTATTACGGATATTTGAGAAAGATGACAAAGGTGAGCGTTTTGATATCCCTTGTTTCGTAGTAAAGAACAAGTACATATCATCTCCAAATTCAGTGACAGGAATAATAGCATTTATCTCCTCATCCTTATCAATCTCTAATAAGTTAATGATCGGAATCCCTTTTGCTGTTCTGCCTAGCTCAGGGATTTCATATCCCTTTTTACGATACACTTTTCCTTTGTTTGTAAAATATAGAATTGTATCATGTGTGGATGTAGTTAATAAATGCTCAACAAAGTCATCCTCATTTGTCCCCATTCCTTGGATACCACGACCTCCACGTTTTTGGCTACGATAAGTTGATGCTGGAAGGCGTTTAATATAGCCATTGTGTGTTAAGGTAATAACAATGTTTTCCTGGGGAATTAAATCTTCATCTTCTATCGAATCGAACCCACCAGTTGCAATTTCAGTACGTCGCTCATCATTAAATCTTTCTTTCACTTCTGCTAATTCTTCTCTAATAATTTGCAAGATTTTTTCTTCATTTGCCAAAATTTCTTTTAGTTCTGCAATTAATTGTAGAAGGTTTTGAAACTCCTCTTCAATTTTCTCACGCTCTAAGCCTGTCAATCTTTGCAAGCGCATATCTAATATAGCTTGTGCTTGCTTTTCAGATAACGAGAATTGATTCATTAACCCTTCCCGTGCAATTTCTGTTGTCTGTGAACTACGAATAAGCGCAATAACTTCATCTAAATGATCTAAAGCAATACGTAGTCCTTCTAAAATATGAGCGCGTGCTTCAGCCTTACGAAGCTCAAACTCTGTTCTTCTACGAATAACAACTTTTTGATGTTCCAGATAATGATATAAACACTGCTTTAAATTTAATACTTTAGGTTGTCCATCTACTAATGCCAACATATTAATACCAAAACTAGTTTGTAAAGCAGTTTGTTTATATAAGTTATTTAATAGCACATTTGCATTTGCATCTTTACGAACTTCGATGACTATTCTCATTCCATTACGATCTGACTCATCACGTAAATCTGTTATGCCATCTATTTTTTTGTCGCGTACAAGTTCTGCAATTTTTTCTATTAACTTTGCTTTATTCACTTGGTAAGGTAGTTCGTTAACGACAATAACTTCTTTTCCACCATTTTTTTCTTCAATGACAACTTTACCGCGAATTGTAATTGATCCACGACCTGTTTCATATGCTTTTCTAATACCACTCCGACCGAGAATGATTCCTCCCGTTGGAAAATCCGGGCCATGTATTATTTCCATTAACTCAGCAACGCTAATATCAGAATCCTTACTTAGCGCCAAGACGCCATCAATGACTTCTCCTAACTGATGTGGTGGTATGTTTGTAGCCATACCTACAGCTATACCTGCTGCTCCATTCACTAATAAGTTAGGAAAACGAGATGGTAGAACAATCGGTTCTTTTTCAGATCCATCATAGTTATCTTGGTAGTCTATCGTATCTTTATTAATATCACGAAGTAACTCCATTGATATTTTTGCCATTCGTGATTCTGTATAACGCATCGCTGCTGCTGCATCACCGTCAACAGAACCAAAATTCCCATGGCCATCAACGAGCATATAGCGATAGTTAAAATCCTGCGCCATACGAACCATTGTATCGTACACAGCTGAATCTCCATGAGGATGATATTTACCAATAACATCTCCAACGATACGTGCTGATTTTTTGTATGGCTTATCTGCAGTCATCCCTTGATCATTCATTGCATATAATATACGTCGATGAACTGGTTTTAGTCCGTCCCTAACATCAGGTAACGCCCT
Encoded here:
- a CDS encoding HD-GYP domain-containing protein, encoding MKVSIDQLQEGCILSDDVKSISNRPIMVKGTVLNENLLNILHIFLVESVKVDTFLVNGELFKPTKPNEEKIEEKEGKTLTFIDHYLQVVAYYKKMFTSWQAGSSVDIGDIRKHLLPLLERFLENPSSIFWLHQHSTKEDYLYHHGVTVSLLAGFLGKQLHYSQGDWIQIALAGFLCDCGMAKINPKILRKQSSLTEEERLEVNKHPEYSYKMVEKIGVLKKGVKEAVLQHHIRDDGTGYPIGILKGILHPFSKIVAVADVYHAMTSEREYKAKQSPFVVMDLIIQDSFGKLDTNVVHALTKIVTNYAIGQKVKLSNGYTGKIVFVEEKNPTRPMVNLFKTNEIIQLKDYRDVYIEEVIL
- the gyrA gene encoding DNA gyrase subunit A, whose translation is MSENQSSRIKEVNISQEMRSSFLDYAMSVIVSRALPDVRDGLKPVHRRILYAMNDQGMTADKPYKKSARIVGDVIGKYHPHGDSAVYDTMVRMAQDFNYRYMLVDGHGNFGSVDGDAAAAMRYTESRMAKISMELLRDINKDTIDYQDNYDGSEKEPIVLPSRFPNLLVNGAAGIAVGMATNIPPHQLGEVIDGVLALSKDSDISVAELMEIIHGPDFPTGGIILGRSGIRKAYETGRGSITIRGKVVIEEKNGGKEVIVVNELPYQVNKAKLIEKIAELVRDKKIDGITDLRDESDRNGMRIVIEVRKDANANVLLNNLYKQTALQTSFGINMLALVDGQPKVLNLKQCLYHYLEHQKVVIRRRTEFELRKAEARAHILEGLRIALDHLDEVIALIRSSQTTEIAREGLMNQFSLSEKQAQAILDMRLQRLTGLEREKIEEEFQNLLQLIAELKEILANEEKILQIIREELAEVKERFNDERRTEIATGGFDSIEDEDLIPQENIVITLTHNGYIKRLPASTYRSQKRGGRGIQGMGTNEDDFVEHLLTTSTHDTILYFTNKGKVYRKKGYEIPELGRTAKGIPIINLLEIDKDEEINAIIPVTEFGDDMYLFFTTKQGISKRSPLSSFSNIRNNGLIALNLKEDDELISVKLTDGTKNIIIGTKNGILIRFIETDVRSMGRTATGVKGIAIEDDDEVVGMDILEDDSDVLIVTKKGYGKRTPAIEYRSQSRGGKGLKTCNITDKNGTVVAVKAVSGTEDIMIITAGGVLIRMDVGDISQMGRNTQGVRLIRLDESDENEFVATVAKVQKEVEDEDDGEDEELNANEE